One region of Zerene cesonia ecotype Mississippi chromosome 15, Zerene_cesonia_1.1, whole genome shotgun sequence genomic DNA includes:
- the LOC119832604 gene encoding protein cortex-like gives MQEIMSCKFDPRGELLMLGTDNQTVEIHNNENSKCISKSRCYCNLPQQEMCAVVAVDWSPTGNSYVSGCTGGIVASYTRTGIYINWARHSRKPIFSVRISPDARFVAVTTMDTTQVILLSWPYLDLMSCLDFDKAYTNLVTAWHPWRSALLGIGAVTSKYETKVVMCEAPTGKVKKSTLGGSQYYLDAMLFSNRTGELVLSLFNIERGLLHPKTSSQLVVLSNPETVVDQWCDDGRTGLDRVRTMVFSPDGTKLATATSDEDLIIWNFLPEDKKIKKTQLRTFSAIPVYMDIVTQGYALR, from the exons ATGCAGGAAATTATGTCCTGCAAATTTGACCCACGCGGAGAACTTTTAATG CTAGGTACAGACAATCAGACTGTCGAGATCCACAATAACGAGAACAGCAAGTGTATATCGAAGAGCAGGTGCTACTGCAACCTGCCGCAGCAGGAGATGTGTGCTGTCGTAGCTGTGGACTGGAGCCCAACGGGAAACTCATATGTCAG CGGCTGTACCGGGGGTATAGTAGCGTCCTACACCCGAACTGGCATATACATCAACTGGGCGCGGCACTCCAGGAAGCCGATATTCTCCGTCCGCATATCTCCTGACGCCCGCTTCGTGGCTGTCACCACGATGGACACCACGCAAGTTATTCTACTGTCTTGGCCCTATTTGGATCTGATGAGCTGTTTGGACTTCGATAAAGCGTATACCAACTTG GTAACCGCATGGCATCCTTGGCGTAGCGCCCTCCTCGGCATAGGCGCTGTGACGTCAAAATACGAAACGAAGGTGGTGATGTGCGAAGCCCCCACTGGCAAGGTCAAGAAGTCCACCCTGGGAGGCAGCCAGTACTACCTGGACGCTATGCTGTTCAGCAACAGAACTGGAGAACTCGTTTTGAGCTTATTTAATATAG AAAGAGGACTACTACATCCAAAGACGAGCTCCCAATTAGTTGTTCTGAGTAACCCCGAAACAGTAGTGGACCAGTGGTGTGACGACGGCAGGACGGGTCTCGACCGCGTCAGGACCATGGTCTTTAGCCCTGATGGCACTAAACTTG ccACTGCCACATCCGACGAGGATTTGATCATCTGGAACTTTCTACCAGAAGATAAGAAGATAAAGAAAACCCAGCTGAGAACGTTCTCGGCCATTCCAGTATATATGGACATAGTAACACAGGGCTACGCCCTACGATGA